A stretch of the Argentina anserina chromosome 6, drPotAnse1.1, whole genome shotgun sequence genome encodes the following:
- the LOC126800528 gene encoding GDSL esterase/lipase 5-like, with product MATPRFVSLLFFLHVPLLFSSFCFGSQHSETSHDSHHHHEVAFFIFGDSFLDAGNNNYINTSTLDQANFRPYGDTYFKFPTGRFSDGRLMSDFIAEYAHLPFIPPFLRPGFRQYSGGANFASSGAGALVETFQGSVIDLKTQLRNYKKVETWVRHKLGNAEAKMTLSRAVYLFSIGTNDYMSPFLIDSPIFKSHSHSEYVGMVIGNLTTIIQEIYAGGGRKFGFINLPILGCLPGLRIIKPEDNGSCLGEVSSLARLHNQALLKLLQKIGIQLKGFKYSLYDFNHNLRQRTRHPPKYGFKEGKSACCGTGQFRGVFSCGGKRIVKEFELCENPNEYVFSDSFHLTEKVYNQLAHEMWSGEGDSKPLGLYNLKDLFRYIYSLYAE from the exons ATGGCAACGCCACGCTTTGTGtcccttcttttctttcttcatgTGCCGCTACTATTCTCAAGTTTTTGCTTTGGATCCCAGCATTCGGAGACGTCTCATGactctcatcatcatcatgaagTTGCTTTCTTCATCTTTGGGGACTCTTTTTTGGATGCAGGTAACAACAACTACATCAACACTTCAACTCTTGACCAGGCCAATTTCAGGCCTTATGGAGATACCTACTTCAAGTTCCCAACTGGAAGATTCTCCGACGGGCGCTTGATGTCGGACTTTATTG CTGAGTATGCTCACCTGCCATTTATTCCACCGTTCCTGCGACCGGGTTTTCGCCAGTATTCCGGCGGAGCGAATTTTGCATCTTCTGGAGCTGGTGCTCTGGTTGAGACGTTTCAAGGCTCG GTGATTGATCTGAAAACACAACTAAGAAACTACAAGAAGGTAGAGACCTGGGTCAGACACAAGTTGGGCAACGCTGAAGCCAAAATGACATTATCAAGAGCCGTTTACTTGTTTAGCATCGGAACCAACGATTACATGAGCCCTTTCTTGATTGACTCTCCCATTTTCAAGTCCCATTCTCATTCAGAATACGTTGGAATGGTCATCGGTAATTTGACAACTATCATCCAA GAGATTTATGCCGGAGGGGGTCGAAAATTTGGGTTCATCAATTTGCCGATATTAGGTTGCCTTCCGGGTTTAAGAATAATCAAACCAGAAGATAATGGAAGCTGCTTAGGGGAAGTTTCCTCACTCGCCAGGTTACATAACCAAGCTCTATTAAAACTACTCCAGAAGATAGGAATCCAGTTGAAGGGTTTTAAATATTCACTCTACGACTTTAACCACAACCTTAGACAGAGAACTAGACATCCGCCTAAATATG GTTTTAAAGAAGGAAAATCAGCATGCTGCGGAACAGGTCAGTTTCGAGGGGTGTTTAGCTGTGGAGGAAAGAGAATCGTGAAGGAGTTTGAGTTGTGTGAAAACCCTAATGAATATGTGTTTTCGGACTCTTTTCACTTGACTGAAAAAGTGTATAATCAATTGGCTCATGAAATGTGGAGTGGGGAAGGTGACTCTAAGCCCTTGGGTCTATACAATCTCAAGGATCTcttcagatatatatatagtctctatgcagagtga